AGCAGGCGGCGGGCGGCGCGATAACCGTTTTCCTCGGTCATGGTCACCGAGCGGATGAGACGCTCGCCGAGCGTCATCCCGCTCGCGACAAGCGCCCGGCGCATGCCGCGCTCGCGGTGGATGGCGAAGGTCTCGCGCTCATTGCCGTTGATCAGCGCCAGGCGCTTGTGGCCGAGCTGAAGCAGCAGCCGCGCCGCTTCGTGGAAGGCGCCCTCATTGTCGATGTCGAGATAGGGATAATCGAAATCCAAACCTTCGCTGCGGCCATGGGCAATGAAGGGTATGCCCAGCGTATTGACCAGGGCCAGCCGCCGGTCGGCCGGACGCGGCGAGGAGATGTAGACGGCGTCGACCTGCCGGTTGGCGACGATGCGGCGGTAGGTGGTCTCCTCATCGTCGGCATCAGCGGGCGACAGCACCAGGTCGAGTTCGTGCGACCGGGCATAGTCGCCGAGGCCGGAGAGGAATTCGACGAAATGCGGATCGATGTCGACGGCGGCGCCCGTCGGCAGCACATAGCCGATCATGCCCGACTTGCCGGTGGCGAGCCGGCGCGCGCTGGGGTTCGGCCGGTAGCCGTGGCGCTTGGCGGCGTCCATCACCCGGCGCCGGGTTTCCTCGCTGACCTCGGGGTAGCCGTTCAATGCCCGACTGACCGTGGTCTGCGAAAGCGACAGCATGTGCGACAGTTGCTTGAGGTTCATCGGAGGCCTCCAGCCTCAAAGCGCTTTCAATTTTAATCGACCCGATGATGGCTGGCGCAATCGCCAGACGAGGTGAGCTTAGAGGCGCATCGACCGTGTTTGAAGCCAAAATTGCTGCTGCAGCGCCAAAAAAGCTTGCTGCACTGCACTTTCTTCAGGCATTCGGCCTTTTTTAAATCGATTAGCAACACGAGCCTCTTGACTTCATGACGATTCAATGGCGAGATCAAGTTAGCCAAAGCGCTTTGGAACACTCTTCGAAAGGTTGCGGTTGCCTTCTCGCTGAGTCACAGTTCCGTGGGCGTCGGCGGATGAAATGGAGGTTTCGTCCGAACTGTCTCAACACTGGGAGGACTGCGATGAAGAAAATGCTTCTCTTGGGTGCCGCGTTCGCTGCGCTCACCCTTGGCCTGCCGGCACATGCCGAACTGAAGTTCAAGCCGGGCGAGGATTCGAAATTCCACTGGGCGAACTACGACGACCTCAAGAAGGTCGACCTCAAGGGCGAGACGCTGACGATCTTCGGGCCGTGGCGCGGCGAGGACGAGACGCTTGTGCGTTCGGTTCTCGATTATTTCCAGGAAGCCACCGGCGCCGAGGTCAAATATTCCTCGTCCGAGAATTATGAGCAGCAGATCGTCATCGACACCCAGGCCGGCAGCCCGCCCAACATCGCCGTCCTGCCGCAGCCTGGCCTGATCCAGGACCTTGCTTCCAAGGGCGTGCTGACCCCGCTGGGCGACGACGTCGCCGCCTGGATCAAGGAAAATTATGCCGCCGGCGACTCCTGGGCCAAGCTCGGCACCTATAATGGCAAGGACGGCAAGGCCGGCTTCTACGCCTTCCCCTACAAGATCGACGTGAAGGGTCTGGTCTGGTACTCGCCGGATAATTTCGACGAGGCCGGCTACAAGGTGCCGAAGACCCAGGAAGAGCTGGCCGACCTCGAGAAGAAGATCGTCGCCGATGGCGGCAAGCCCTGGTGCATCGGGCTCGGTTCGGGCGGCGCCACCGGCTGGCCGGCGACCGACTGGGTCGAGGACATCATGCTGCGCACACAGCCGCCGGAAGTCTACGACAAGTGGACGAAGAACGAGATCCCGTTCACCGACCCGGCCGTGGTCAACGCCATCGACATCTTCGGCAAGATCGCCACCGACGACAAGATGGTGGATGGCGGCGCCAAGGCGGTCGCGGCGACCGACTTCCGCGACAGTCCGAAGGGCCTCTTCACCGTGCCGCCCAAATGCTACATGCACCATCAGGCCTCATTCATTCCTTCCTTCTTCCCGGAGAACGTGAAGCTCGGCCAGGATGCGGACTTCTTCCCCTATCCGCCCTACGCCTCCAAGCCGGAGCTGGGCACGCCGCTGGAAGTGGCCGGAACGCTGGTGATGATCACCAAGGACTCCAAGGCCTCGCGCGAGTTCATCAAGTTCCTGCAGATGCCGCTCGCGCATGAATTGTGGATGGCGCAGAAGAGCTTCGTCACCCCGTTCAAGGCCGCCAACAAGGACGCCTATGGCAGCGACGCGCTGAAGAAGCAGGGCGAGATCCTCGTTGGAGCCACGACGGTGCGGTTCGACGGCTCCGACCTGATGCCCGGCAAGGTCGGCGCGGGCTCGTTCTGGACCGGCATGATCGACCTGGTCGGCGGCAAGTCCGCGCAGGACGTCGCCGCCGACATCCAGAAAAGCTGGGATGCCATCAAGTAGCCATCCGGCAAACAGACCGCCGCGCGCGGCCTGATATTTTCCTCATCCTCCACCAGGATCCGGGCTACGGCCCGGATCCGACCGGCGGTCCACGCCGGAAGCCTTCGCGTTTCGATCGTTCCGAATAACCGAAAGTCGGTGCATCCGACCGCCAGCCCCGGCTGGCCGGTCATGCGCAGGGAGAGGGACCCATGGCGGCTCAGATTTTCTCGGCCATATTCGTCATCATCATCGGCGTCGGCGGCTGTGTCGCCTATTTCTGGGGCGCCAACAAACTGCTCGATCTCGTTTTCCCGTCGCGCGGCGTCTCAGGCGCGGCAGCCGTCGACAATCTGCGCCGCCAGGGCCTGGTGCGGCCCTGGCTGTTCGTCGGCCCGGCGATGATCATCCTCACCATCTATCTGATCTACCCGGTCATCGAGACGCTGCGGCTCTCCTTCCTCGATCGCGGCGGCGAGAATTTCGTCGGCCTCGCCAATTACGAATGGGCGTTCGGCGACCACGATTTCCGCAACTCGATCCTCAACAACATCCTGTGGCTGGCGGTGGTGCCGGCGGCCTGCACCTTCCTCGGGCTGATCATCGCCGTGCTCACCGACAAGATCTGGTGGGGCACGATCGCCAAGAGCCTGATCTTCCTGCCGCTGGCCATCTCCTTCGTCGGCGCCAGCGTGATCTGGAAATTCATCTACGAGTACCGCGGCGAGGGCCAGGTGCAGATCGGCCTGCTCAACGCCATCATCCAGTATTTCGGCGGCCAGCCGCAGGTGTGGATATCGCTGCCGTTCTGGAACAATTTCTTCCTGATGGTGATCCTGATCTGGATCCAGACAGGGTTTGCGATGGTCATCCTGTCGTCGGCGCTGCGCGGCATTCCGGAAGAGACGCTCGAGGCCGCCGTGATCGACGGCGCCAACCCGTTCCAGATCTTCTGGAAAATCATGGTGCCGCAGATCTGGGGCACGATCGCGGTGGTGTGGACCACCATCACCATACTGGTGCTGAAAGTGTTCGACATCGTGCTGACCATGACCAACGGCCAATGGAACAGCCAGGTGCTGGCCAATCTGATGTTCGACTGGATGTTCCGCGGCGGCGGCGATTTCGGCCGCGGCGCGACCATCGCCATCATCATCATGATCGCGGTCATTCCGATCATGGTCTGGAACATCCGGCAGGCCAACAAAGAGACGGGAGGGCATTGAGATGGCCGCGTCCACCGGAAAGTCCTTCGCCAGCCGCTTCGGCGTTCATATCGCCGTGCTGGTCTTCGTCGTCATCTGGACCATCCCCACGCTCGGCATTCTCGTCTCGTCGCTGCGCGACAAGGACCAGATCATCGCCTCGGGCTGGTGGAATTCCTTCGCCAGTTCCAGCCAGACCGAGGCCGGACGACTGCCGGCCGCCGCGGCGCAGACGCAGAAGGACGGCAAATATGTCATCGAAGGCAATGTCTTCGGCGACGGCGCCAAGCGCGACATCAGCGCCTTTGGCGTCAAGGCGGCGGCGCCGACGCAATACAAGGCCGGCACGGCGGCCGATCTCGGCGACGGCGTCACCTTGCAGGTGAACGCGGATGGCAGCTTCGTGCTCGCCTCGCCGAAGGCATTCGAAGGCGACCGCGGCCAGCGCGTCTATTACGCCTCCTCGGCGCCGCCGAAATTCACCACCGAGAACTACGATGCCGTGCTGTTTTCCGAAGGCATCGGCCGCTCGTTCATGAACTCGCTGACGGTGACCATTCCGGCAACGATCATCCCCATCCTGATCGCGGCCTTCGCGGCCTATGCGCTCGCCTGGATGCGCTTTCCCGGCCGGGCGCTGCTGATCGCCGTCATCATCGGCCTGCTGGTCGTGCCGCTGCAGATGTCGCTCATCCCGCTGCTCAAGCTCTATAACGGCGTCGGCACCTTCTTCGGCGTGCCGTCGAAGACCTATCTCGGCATCTGGCTGGCGCATACAGGCTTCGGCCTGCCTTTCGCCATCTATCTGCTGAGGAGCTACATCGCCGGCCTGCCGCGCGAGATCATGGAATCGGCGCGCATCGACGGCGCCAGCGATTTCGAGATCTTCGTCAAGATCGTGCTGCCGCTGTCGTTCCCGGTGCTTGCCTCCTTCGCCATCTTCCAGTTCCTATGGGTATGGAACGATCTGCTGGTGGCGATGGTTTTCCTCGGCACGGCGCCCGATCAGATCGTGCTGACGGCCAAGCTCAACGCGCTGCTCGGCTCACGCGGCGGCAATTGGGAAATCCTCACGACATCGGCATTCATCACCATCATCGTGCCGCTGATCGTGTTCTTCTCGCTGCAACGCTATTTCGTCCGCGGGCTGCTTGCCGGCTCGGTGAAAGGAGGTTGAAGACATGCAATCGGCTTTGAAGGCGACTTCGAGACCAGACCCTGCGATCGACCGAGACTGGTGGCGGGGCGCGGTGATCTACCAGATCTATCCGCGCTCCTACCAGGACTCCAACGACGACGGCATCGGCGATCTGAAGGGCATCGTTCAGCGTCTGCCCTACATCGCTTCGCTCGGCGTCGATGCCATCTGGATCTCGCCCTTCTTCAAATCGCCGATGAAGGATTTCGGCTATGACGTCTCGGATTACTGCGATGTCGACCCGATGTTCGGCACGCTCGCCGATTTCGACGCGCTGGTGGCGGAGGCCCATCGCCTGGGCCTCAAGGTGATGATCGACGAGGTGCTGTCGCACACCGCCGACATCCACCCGTGGTTCAAGGAAAGCCGCTCCAGCCGCAGCAATCCAAAGGCTGACTGGTATGTGTGGGCCGACGCCAAGCCGGACGGCACGCCGCCCAACAACTGGCTGTCGATCTTCGGCGGCTCGGCCTGGCAGTGGGACACCAGCCGCCAGCAATATTACATGCATAATTTCCTGGCCGAGCAGCCCGACCTCAACTTCCACAATGGAGAAGTCCAGGACGCGCTGCTCGACATCACCCGCTTCTGGCTTGAGCGCGGGGTCGACGGCTTTCGGCTGGATACGATCAATTTCTACTTCCACAGCCAGGGGCTGGAGGACAATCCGGCGCTGCCGCCGGAACAGCGCAACGACCAGACCGCACCTGCGGTCAATCCCTACAACTACCAGGACCATATCTACGACAAGAGCCGGCCGGAGAATCTCGGCTTCCTCGAGCGCTTCCGCGCGCTTCTGGACGAATATCCGGCACAGGCCGCCGTCGGCGAGGTCGGTGACTCGCAGCGCGGCCTGGAAGTGGTCGCCGCCTACACCGCCGACGGCAAGCGCGTGCACATGTGCTATTCCTTCGACTTCCTGGCGCCGGAGAAGATCAGCGCGGCGAAAGTGCGCGCGGTGCTGGAGGCCTTCGGCCGGGTCGCCAGCGACGGCTGGTCGTGCTGGGCCTTCTCCAACCATGACGTGATGCGGGTCGCCTCGCGCTGGGCCGCCAACGAGACGGACCCGACCGCCTATCTGAAGGTGATCTCGGCGCTTCTGATGTCGCTGCGCGGCTCGGTATGCATCTACCAGGGCGAAGAACTCGGCCTTGGCGAAGCGGAGCTGAAGTTCGAGGACCTGCAGGACCCCTACGGCATCCGCTTCTGGCCGGAGTTCAAGGGCCGCGACGGCTGCCGCACGCCGATGGTGTGGGAGGCCGCGGCCAAGAATGGCGGCTTCTCGACCGCCAAGCCCTGGCTGCCGGTGCCGGGCAGGCACCTGTCGCAGGCCGTCAACGTGCAGCAGGGCGATGCAAGCTCGCTGCTCGAGCATTACCGCCGCTTCCTCGCCTTCCGGCGCCAGCATCCGGCGCTGGGCAAGGGCGATATCGACTTCATCGAAAGCGATGGCGATACCGTCGCCTTCACGCGCCGCGAGGGCAATGAGCGGATCGTCTGCGCCTTCAACCTCGGCAGCAAGCCCGCCGAGGTCAATCTCGGCCAAGGCTCGCTGAAGCCCTTGCCCGGACATGGCTTTTCGGGACAGACTGGCAGCGGGCCGGTCCGCCTCGGCGGATACGGCGCCTGGTTCGGGCGCATCGACTGAACTTGCAGATAGAGATCAACGGAAGGAGAGAACCATGGCCGATGTCACGCTCAACCAGGTGAGGAAATCATACGGCAACCTCAATATTCTCCACGGCATCGACCTAGACATCAAATCGGGCGAGTTCATCGTCTTCGTCGGACCGTCGGGATGCGGCAAGTCGACCTTGCTGCGGTCGATCGCCGGTCTCGAGGAGATCACCGGGGGCGAACTGAAGATCGACGGCGAGGTGGTGAACGACGTGCCGCCGTCGAAGCGCGGCATCGCCATGGTGTTCCAGTCCTATGCGCTTTATCCGCATATGACCGTCTACGACAACATGGCCTTCTCGATGAAGATCGGCAAGGAAAGCAAGGCGGAGATCGACAAGCGGGTGCGACAGGCGGCGGAGATCCTGCAGCTCACCAAATATCTCGATCGCCTGCCCAAGGCGATGTCGGGCGGCCAGCGCCAGCGCGTCGCGATCGGCCGCGCCATCGTGCGCAACCCAAAAGTGTTCCTGTTCGACGAGCCGCTTTCGAACCTCGACGCAGCGCTTCGCGTCGCCACCCGCATCGAGATTGCCAAGCTCAAGGAATCGATGCCGAACACCACCATGATCTACGTCACCCACGACCAGGTCGAGGCGATGACGCTGGCGGACCGCATCGTGGTGCTGAAGGACGGCGTCGTCGAGCAGGTCGGCACGCCGATGGAACTCTACAAGCGTCCGGGCAATCTGTTCGTCGCCCAGTTCATCGGCTCGCCGGCGATGAACATATTGCCGGCAAAGATCGAGAAGGCCGGCAATCCGACCGTGGTCAGCCATGTCGGCGACCGCAAGGCGACGGTGCCGATCGCGACGCCTGCTTCGGCGAATGGCGCGGCGGTCAGCTTCGGCGTGCGGCCGGAGGATCTCGCGATCGCCACCGGTTCCGATTACCTCTTCGAGGGCAAGGTCGACTATATCGAGCAACTCGGCGAGGTTCAGCTCGTCTATATCGATATCGGCCGCGCAGACCTGCCGCTGGTCGCCAAGCTGCCGGGCAATGTCGAGGTCAAGCGCGGTGAGACGCTGCGGCTCAACGCAAGCGCCAGCGATCTGCATATTTTCGACGCCGACGGCCATTCCTTCACGCTGCATCGCGAAGAGGCGAAGGCAGCCTGAGCGCAGAGCCGCTGCGGCAAAGAGAAGCGGCGGGCCCTGGCCCGCCGCTCCTGTTTTCAAATCACGGTCGGCTGTTAACGATTGCCGAAGTGGTCGCGGTCGCTGCCCTGCTGCGGAGCCGACTTCTGCGCGTCGCGGGACGAATTCAGCAGCTTGTAGACAGGCGAGTCGGTGCCGATCGACGAGGTGCGGGTCGTATCCACGGCGGGAGCCGGCTGGTTGACTCCGCTGTTGCCGTGATTGTCGCTGCCCGCAAAAGCAGCCGAGGAAACGGCCATGAGAGCCGCGGTGGCAAGAATGATCTTTTTCATCTCAGTACTCCTGAATTTCCTGATCCGACCGAGGCGACGGGCAAACCCGTCGCCGTTCGAAGTCGGCTGTTAGTTGTTACCGAAAAGGTTGCGGTCGGCGCCCGTGGTGACAGGCTTCTGTTCAGCCGGTTCGGACTTGCGGACCGAGGCTGTGTAAGAAGAGTCGACCGTGGCGGCCGGCGGGTTGGCAGCCTGCGCGTTGTAATTGTCGCTACCGGCAAAGGCGCTGCCGGAAATTGCCAGAAGGGCGGCGGCAGTGAGAACAATCTTTTTCATTTTTGCTACTCCAGTATTTTTATTCAGTCCGTCTAGCGGCGTGTCTTGGGAATGAAATCGCGTCGTTCGGACAGCGCTCATTTGGGTGAGCCGACTGCGGGATTCCAATCACGAAGTTTTTTCGTCTGGACCATGAATCCGCCTCTTGAAGTTTTCATAAGCATGCCTACAACCATTTTTTTGCTAAGTTCAATCAATGACTTATGTGATTTATGCTGCTGGCTCACCAAGTGTGTCGGAGCGCCAACGTTCACAGCGTTCTGCACGCACCGTCAACAGAAACGAACCGTTCGGTTCGATTTTAGAATCTGCTAATAGTCACTTTTTGATACTGTTAACCATCAACGACGCTCCCGAACCTCGTCCGGGAGCACCCCTGGAAGCCGGTGGCATGGCGAGAAGGACGAGAATCGGCAACGTGAACACGCCGCCCATTGTCGCGCCGTATGGATGCGATGTCGTTTTCATGCCGACGGGAAACCGGCCGTCGTGGTTAGATCAGGCCATCTCAGGTGCCGCTTCGTCGCGACGAGGCGGAGAATTGGGAAGCCGGTCGAAATCCGGCGCTGCCCCCGCAACGGTGGTGGAGTGAGGTCGCAACGGGAGACCACTGGGCCATGGGCCTGGGAAGGTGTTGCGACCGCCCGCGAGGGCAACTCCAAAGCCCGGAAACCAGCCAGAGACATTTTGAACTCGACTGATCGCGGTGGGCGGTCAAGAGGCGGACGGCGCGTGCCCGGCCCTGCCGGTGGCGGTCGTTCTTCTCCATCACCACCAGTTCAGTCCTTGATGCGAGGACAGGACATGGATGCGCGCAACGACATGCTGAGGCTCCTGCAGAGCCGCAAGCAGGGCTACTCGCTTGAGCAGCCCTTCTACACCGATCCCGACTATTTCAAGCTCGATATGGAGCTGATCTGGCATCGTGACTGGTTGTTCATCGGCCATGATTGCGAGCTGCCGAAACCAGGCAGCTACATCACCGTTCAGATCGGCGATTATCCGGTGGTGCTGGTCCGCGACCAGAAGGGAAGGATCAACGCTTTCCACAACTCCTGCCGGCATCGCGGCAGCCGCCTGTGCAACACCGACAAGGGCACCGCCGCCAAGCTGGTCTGTCCCTACCATCAGTGGACTTACGAGCTCGACGGGCGGCTGCTGTTCGCGCGCCAGATGGCGGACGGCTTCGACAAGAGCCAGTTCGGACTGAAGCCCGTGGCCTGCGAGAGCGTCGGCGGCTACATCTTCATTTGCCTGGCAAAAGAGCCGGCCGACTTCGCGCCGATGCGCGCCATGATCGAACCCTATGTCCTGCCGCACCGGCTGAGCGAGGCGAAGGTCGCGTTCGAATCGACGATCGTCGAAAAGGGCAACTGGAAGCTCGTCTGGGAAAACAACCGCGAGTGCTATCATTGCGCCGGCAACCATCCGGAACTGTGCAAGACTTTTCCGGAAGCGCCGACGGTGACAGGTGTGCAAGGCGCCGACAGCGATCCGGAAATGCTTGCGCACTGGGCGAAATGCGAGGCGGCGGGTCTGCCGAGCCGGTTCCGGATCGATCCGGCCGGGCAATACCGCGCAACGCGCGCGCCGCTGCTGCGCGACGCCGTCAGCTACACGATGAGCGGCAGACGCGCCGTGACGAAAAACCTGTCCGCCAGCGTCGCCGCCTACCGCATCGGCACGTTGATGCACTACCATTACCCGACCACGTGGAACCACATCCTCATCGATCACGCCGTCACCTTCCGTGTGCTGCCGATCAGCGCCACCGAGACCGCGGTGACGACGAAATGGCTGGTCCACAAGGACGCGGTGGAAGGCGTCGACTACGATCTGGCAGAACTCACCCATGTCTGGACCGAGACCAACGATCAGGACCGCCGCATCGTCGAGGAAAACGCGCTCGGCATCCTGTCGCCGGCTTACGAGCCTGGTCCCTATTCCGAGTTGCATGAGGGCGGTGTCATCCAGTTCGTCGAGTGGTACGCCTCCTTCATCGGTCCGCGCCTTGCCGAAGGCGGTCGCCCGGCGTTGCGCAGCGTCGCCTGAAGGCTAAGGAGATGAACGCGATGACGGATCTCGGCCTCTATCGCCATCTCGACGAGATGGCGCCCTGGAACGACAGGCTGCAGGTGCTGGAAGTGATCGGCGTCAGCGACGAGGCGCCGCAGGTGAAGACGTTCACCTTCCGCTCCGACAATCAGACCTGGTTCCGCTACAAACCCGGGCAGTTCGTGACGCTGGAATTGCCGACGGCCGACGGGCCGCTGATGCGGACCTACACGCTGTCGTCCTCGCCGTCGCGGCCGTTCTCGATCGCGGTGACGGTGAAAGCGCAAGCCGACAGCGTCGGCACGCGCTGGATGTTCGACAATCTGAAGCCCGGCGTCCATGTGAAGGCCTACGGGCCGACCGGCGATTTCTCGCTGCACAGCCATCCAGCGGCCAAATATCTGTTCATTTCGGCCGGTTCCGGCGTCACGCCGATGATGTCGATGCTGCGCTGGCTGAACGACTGCGCGCCCTGGACCGATGTCGGTTTCGTCAATTGCGCGCGGCGGCCGGAAGAGATCATCTTCCGCAAGGAGCTCGAACTGCTCGGCAGCCGCATGCCCGGCCTGTCGCTCGGCTTCATGATCGAGGAGCGGTCGAGCCGCGAGGGCTGGTTCGGCCATATGGGCCGCATCGACGCGATCCGGCTGCCGCTTCTGGCACCCGATTTCCGCGAGCGGGAAATCTTCTGCTGCGGGCCGGACCCCTTCATGCGCGCCGTGCGCCAGATGCTGGAGGCCGCCGGCTTCGACATGAGCCGCTACCATCAGGAGAGCTTCGCGGCGCCGGCCGTGGAAGAAGTCCCGGCGCCGTTCGCGATGCCGGCCGGCGACGAAGCCAAGCCGCTCGCCGAGGCGGTGACGCCGGTCCGCTTTTCGCTTTCAAACGTCGATGCGGAATGCGTCCCCGGACAGACCGTGCTGCAGACGGCGCGCGCTTCGGGCGTCAGGATCCCGGCGGCCTGCGAGTTCGGTCTCTGCGGCACCTGCAAGGTGAAAAAGGTCTCCGGCGAGGTTTCGATGAGCCACAATGGCGGCATTCTCGATCACGAGATCGATGACGGCTATATCCTGGCCTGCTGTTCGAGGCCGTTGTCGGCGCTGGACATCGAGGCCTGAAGGCTTGTCGGTCGAGGCAAGGGCCGTTGCGGGAACACCCTCGCCGGCCGCTGTCCTGCCGAACAGAAGTTCAGTGCCCGGAGGCGTCTCGTGGCGAAGGCTCGCCGAGCAATCGGCGCGCCGGATCAGGATGATTTTCCGTTGAATCGCCATCCTGATCCAGCTCTTTGTTGGAGCATGATCTCTTCCGAAAACCGGTTCCCACTTTCCGGGATCATGCTCTTTGTTGAAGCATGATCCCTCCCGAAAACCGGCACCCACTTTTCGGGATCATGATCTAAACCCCGTAGCGCTCGGTGCGGATGATCCCCGCCGGAACGCCGGCGCCGATCAAGGCGTCGGCGGCGGCCGAGACGAACGCATTCGAGCCGCAGACATAGGCGAGCCTTGGCGTCTTGGGCAGGCGCTCGACGGCCTGCGCCATCATGCGGGCGTCGACGCGCCGGGAATAATCGGAGGGCCGCCTCGCCGGTTCGCGGGTCAGCGTCAAAACCAGGTCGAATCCGTCGCGACGGTCGTCGAGGCCGATCAGCTCGTCGCGGAAGATTACCTCGTCCCAGACCCGCGCCGAAAACACCAGCGCGACGGGCACCGCCGTGTTGCGCAGCGTGCGATGACGCACCATCGCCATCAGCGGCACAACGCCCGAGCCGC
This region of Mesorhizobium sp. M2A.F.Ca.ET.046.03.2.1 genomic DNA includes:
- a CDS encoding hybrid-cluster NAD(P)-dependent oxidoreductase, with amino-acid sequence MTDLGLYRHLDEMAPWNDRLQVLEVIGVSDEAPQVKTFTFRSDNQTWFRYKPGQFVTLELPTADGPLMRTYTLSSSPSRPFSIAVTVKAQADSVGTRWMFDNLKPGVHVKAYGPTGDFSLHSHPAAKYLFISAGSGVTPMMSMLRWLNDCAPWTDVGFVNCARRPEEIIFRKELELLGSRMPGLSLGFMIEERSSREGWFGHMGRIDAIRLPLLAPDFREREIFCCGPDPFMRAVRQMLEAAGFDMSRYHQESFAAPAVEEVPAPFAMPAGDEAKPLAEAVTPVRFSLSNVDAECVPGQTVLQTARASGVRIPAACEFGLCGTCKVKKVSGEVSMSHNGGILDHEIDDGYILACCSRPLSALDIEA
- a CDS encoding ferredoxin reductase; this encodes MSAEPSPQSPWQAATITRIEKRTPRVTSFWFQPSRPFAHLAGQHVDIRLTAPDGYQARRSYSIASAPEAGGGVELAIERLDDGEVSPFFHDVAAVGDEIELRGPLGGHFIWEESDGGPILLVGGGSGVVPLMAMVRHRTLRNTAVPVALVFSARVWDEVIFRDELIGLDDRRDGFDLVLTLTREPARRPSDYSRRVDARMMAQAVERLPKTPRLAYVCGSNAFVSAAADALIGAGVPAGIIRTERYGV